The DNA sequence CACTCTTatctttcatttaaaaaaaaggtatTTTGGATAACATTCTGTTTCACAAGCACAGTTTATTGTGTTTTTCATTACACTCATTGCAAAGAATTACATTCTTTCAAGTCTCTGATGTTTTACATGCAAGAAATGATCGGATTACATCGGGTCATACATTCAACATGAATTTCCGCTAGCGAGTCAGTGACACTACCTGGTACTCTGAAGTCTACCGTCTAGTTTAATACTGCAGTGACGGCTGAGCCATACATCTTCACCCTCGGCGTGACGCCCTATGACTTCTACTCATCCTCGAGCCTGCAAGAAAACACAGCAAGCATCAGCATCAGAACATCAAGTTAAACGTTGCAACAGAATAAAGGGCTCAACATAAGTCTACCAAAATACCAACAAAGAGGGCTAGATACATCCTATAATGCTGAATCAAATTACAATTAGTTTTCCAATAGAAAGTGTACAACGACAGTTCATGAGCCAGTTCTGAGGCTCCATTTATCGAGTGTTCCTCTAGAGACTGCTGGTTGCTCTTACCTGACCATGTCCTTGTACCTGTCCAGGGCCTCTTGGGTGACGTACTGGAGGAAGCCTGGGTCCTGGACCTGGAGCTCCCCGGGGACGGAGAAGGTGAGGGGGGCTGAGTTCAGGACGGTGACCCGGACCTCCGTCTCAGTGGCGTTGCCGTTCTCTTCCCCGCCGTTGCTCTTGGGCAACACCTGGGGAAGGAGTCCGAATCCATGGCCGATGTCGTGGTTGTTAGGATTATTAATGACCCTTTAGTGTACCAATCCACACAAATATTTAAAGATAGGTTTATTGTTTTCGTAATTTGCCTTTATATTACACTGTTTATGAATGTTTCCTTTAACGTACTTGGGGCAGTTATCAACCCTTTACTTTAACTAGACACACTGGCTCATCATACGGCTGTTCCCACTCCCCCCCTAGCATCCAACCAACTGCTCATCCAGCCGCCATCCATCCGCACGTCCAACCACCAACcacccattcactcactcatccaTCCGTCAACcacccattcactcactcatccaACAGCTCATCCAACCACCAACCAACCATTCACTCTTTCATCCACCAGCTCATCCAACCACAAACCAcccattcactcattcatccacCAGCTCATATAACTACCAACCATCAATACACTCACTCATCTAGCAGCTCATCCAACCACTCATCCACCAGCTCATCCAACCACCAACCACCCATTCACtcactcctccaccagctcatccaaccaccaaccacccacccacccacccacccacccacccggcCGGCCCACCCTCTCACCGTGGTGATGCGGAACATGTTCCAGGGGCTGTCTCCGGCGGCGCCGCTGCCTTCCTCCGTCCACTCGGGCGCCACCCAGCTGTACTCGGCGGCCATGTCTCCCAGCCAGCTGAGTGTCTGGTCGGTGTGGCGCTGGACCACGGTAAGGACCTCCTCGTACTGCTCCCTGCAGACCTCCAGCAGCTGGGAGGCCTCCTCCAGCGCCACGTGAAGCTCCCTCACGCTGGGACACTCTGAGGGGGGGAAGGCCaatgcatgaggaggaggagtctatcacaagtgataaaaaacgtggcaagccactcagcaaaattgtgcgtttgacaacaacgcgTGGGTCGCACTAAcgctaaactttgatgtcaagtagggggccacaaaatatcatcccgcgcgcctcaattggcccccgggccgcgagtttgagaccctgATTTAGTCCATCTGTGTGGAACGCACCGCATGAACAGTTTGAGGTGAGTGTTCTGCATCACTCAGGTGGGTGCTCACACACTGGCGGTGGATGGGGTGTCATGTCCTTGTTCCAACTCGTGTCTGAACCAATCTTTCTATTCGGTTCGTGAACACCTTGTAGGGGATGAATCTCGGAAACCCTAAGCCCACAGAAACACCTTCTTTAACACGTACTGATATTCCCCTCAAACTCCCAACTGGGACCAGACTGGAAATAGCTGAGCAAGTAGAGCACTCGACTGCTATGCAGAGGGTTGACGGTTCGAACCCCAACGGGTTACTTGATATGGCAGGAACCACTTCAAAGAAAATCACAGGCTATAGTCTGAACGATGGTTCTCAAATAGGGGTATttgtacccctaggggtactttgAAGGATTGCATGGGATATTGTATCTGAATCATACTTGAGAGAGTAGTAAGGTCTATGCTTTTCACTAAATCCTAAGTATTTGCAAATCCAATTATATGTTCATGCTCACCAAATATACAATATTTATATTCCTTTACATTTTCTCCCCTCCCAAAATAGTTTTGTGCTGGGAAAAGTGACACACACATCTAGTTATTAAAAAGGAGAGATTTAAGTAAGTGCACACaaatgattgtatgtgtgtgtttgtgtgtgtgttcatgattgTGTGAGTTTTCcgatgtgattgtgtgtgtgtttgtgttcgtgattgtgtgtttctgattgtgtgtatgtgtgtgtctttgagtgagtgtgtgtgtgtttgggaaagaaaaagtgtgtgtatttatgatgtgtgtgtgtgtgtgtgtgtgtgtgtgtgtgtgtgtgtgtgtgtgtgtgtgtgtgtgtgtgtgtgtgtgtgtgtgtgtgtgtgtgtgtgtgtgtgtgtgtgtgtgtacttgtgtttaCCTCTTAGCAGGGGACCCTGGCAGGCCTCACACTGGTGCTGCAGCTGCCAGCACTCGGAGGTCTGTCTGCGCAGGTCCCTACACAGCTTTCTGTTGTGTTGGTACCGAGGGAACACGCCCCGCACTGACCCCAGAAACACAAGTACAAGTACAATACAAATCTATATGTATCTATACATATAAACATCACCTTTACAAGATACCAAACGCCGAAACACAGGTACAATACATATCTATATGCATCTCTATTTATACATCACGTCTACAAGCTACACAACTTTATGCATATTACTTAGAACATCAAAACATGGGCCAGTAAGAATGATAAGGCAAGAGCTTCTGATAATAATGAAGGCCTTCACACACTAGGTTTGAATTAATTAGGACGTATCTGGGGGGCCCATGTACCttgcgtcctccctccctccggccCCTGGAAGTCCTTGGGGAGCACCTTGGTGGCCACCACGGCCCCGAACTCCTCCACCACGCTCCTGCCGAAGTCAAAGAAGGAGTCTAGCACCTCGTCCAGGCCCACGCCCTGCAGGAAGCCTGAGTCGTGAGCCGGGTCGAACGGCCCCGGGCTGGCGGGGTCCGCGATCTCGCTTTCGCTCCCGCTCTCGCTCCAGCTCTCGCTCTCGTCTCGGTTGAAGAAGGCCCCGCGCAAGGCGTCGTCCAGCCGGCTCCTGGTGCGGCCCACCAGGGTCCTGCTGCGCTCCACCAGGCCCCCCACCCTCCGCATCAGCTGGCTGAAGGAGGCCTCGATGAGGGCCGCCTCGGCCGCCTCTGCCTGCCGGCTGCCGGGCTCCTGGTTGACCACGATGTCCCCGGCCTCCACGGTGGGCTCCTGGGGGACGGAACGGCGGGACACTCGGTGGAAGAAGCTCTGCGCCTGTGGGGAGCGAATGGGACAATGGgaagtttttattttatttatcaacGTTTCATTAACCAAATTATATTCGTCGGTTTTATGTAAAGTTTATATAAAGTGTTCACAAGTGTGATTGACTTTCAACGCAGACAATAGGCCTACTCAGAAGAAATGCTACATGTTGGTTTTGAAGGGGGCAAGTGACCTTTGCTTAGTGTGTTCCCCCAGACTTTCCATACCTTGGCGCGGAAAGAGGCAAAGCCCCTACGGCAGGTGGAGGTGTAGAAGGACTTGCAGGCCTCCTCCAGACAAGGCCTGCACTGCTCCCACTCGGACTGGAGGGAGTCCCGGCACTTCTGCTCCGCCTGGATCAGCTTCTCAGTCACCTCCTGCTTTAGCtgtgctgccccctggtggcagaAACGTCATGATGTAGAAATTCGCTCTTTTTCATTCTatcgtttgttttgttgtttcatTAATTCGTCTTTTTGTAGTATTATGATTTGTGAGGCAAAACACATTTTATAGGATTTTTGttatcttctttctttctttctttctttctttctttctttctttctttctttctttctttctttctttctttctctctctctctctctctctctctctctctctctctctctctctctctctctctctctctctctctctctctctctctctctctctctttctctctctctttctttctttctttctttctttctttctttctttctttctttctttctttctttctttctttctttctttctttctttctgttgatAAACTATTTCTCTAGTAATCCGAAACATTTATGGCCATCTTGTTTGACGCTTTGAAGCCATCAGACGTCCACCTGCCTGTATCTCTGTAGGCCAATGAGTGTGTCACCCACCTCCTTCTTCTCACTGCTGCGTTTCAGGGACTTCATGAGGTGCTGGTGCTTGAGTTCGTTGCTCCTCATCACCTCCTTTATGTCCTTCACCCCGTACAGAGCTCTCTTCACCTCCGCGTCCACCAGCTTCTCTCCATCCAGGGACAACTCTggcagaggtagagggagaacaTGGTGTCGTCTTATGGCAAATGTTTCATTGTGAAGCTCAATAGAGCACTGCTCAAAGAAGGGGCTTCACTTTGGTTGAAAGACTTCAATAGAAATTCTGGATACAATGACAAAGCCTAGCATGGTATAAAACAGGGGATTTGCTTGAGCCACATGCAAGAATTAAGGGCATGCAtatagcatttaaaaaaaaataatagagcTGATAATTATCAATAATGAATACTATATTGCATGTGttacatattgtgtgtgtgcgtgtgtctttgtgtgtgtgtgtgtgtgtgtgtgtgtgtgtgtgtgtgtgtgtgtgtgtgtgtgtgtgtgtgtgtgtgtgtgtctttgtgtgtctgtctctctgtctgtctgtctgtctgtctgtctgtctgtctgtctgtctgtctgtctgtgtgtgtgtgtgtgtgtgtgtgtgtgtgtgtgtgtgtgtgtgtgtgtgtgtgtgtgtgtgtgtgtgtgtgtgtgtgtgtgtgtgtgtgtgtgtgtgtgtgtgtgtgtgtgtgtaggggtaaTGGACCACTCCACCAACTCACGTTTCAAAGTCTCCACTGGGAGCGCGTTGGGCTGCTCTTCGAGAGCGGCGTGGAGGACAACCAAGGTGGTCGCCAGGACCAGCAAGCCCAGTAGGATCCTCATCCTGGATCTCAGCCTCTCACTCGTCTACATACAGGGGAAGTCAGCCCCGAAAAAGAAcaacattgtttattgtttacctCCCATCCATGCACGCGGGATCATTCACGTAACTTACAATAGTGCATAAGTCGccttcatatacacacacagtcaaggtCGACACGTACTAAAACATTCAGATGGCACACATGTTTCACGCAAGTGTTCCGCTCGGCAGATGTCCCTGCCACCCGGGCTTATCCAGCAGGGTCACTAATAGGATTTGAGTCTGAGCCCAAgttggtcaacatcaacatcgacatggacacacaaaaacccacacaaacacgcacacacccaaacctCGACCACTTGATGGCACTGCACATCTATCTAAATGTGGCAAAGCGGAGAAGTCTTCTTTGTGAGGCTTAGGCTTGTTAATCCTAAAACTCAcaaagtgtttgtttgttgacacTGCCCTGATGCAGGAgctttcttgtttgtttttcttccctGTTGGAATTTCTCCTTTTGGAAAACGTGCTCATtttctgtacacacacattttaaataacTTTGCAAGAGCTAACAATCTTTTTTAAGATCATACCCACTTCCCGTTTGAGCTTTCTAAAGCAGGTATCTAAACTAGTAAAAAAATATGAGGTGGAAGGAGACCTTCTGGGAACAAGGGGGAGTACATCCCTGTCTAACTTGACCTAAGACCCTTTCATTCCATAATTTCAACCTCATGATGAACTGTGGAACCGTTCATCCTTGTGCACAGTGCATTAAAACTGCAGACATAAAATGCTAACATTCATATCTGTTTGCATTATCCTTCCTTAACTGTATTACTGTTAACCTTGAAGTGGGATTATGAAGAGCCTTCTCTATTCTGAAAAGGATTGTTCCTGCACCAGTCCATTGTTGACCTGGCCGTCTGAACAACTTCTCCCCATGGTTGTTTAACTCAGTACTTAAACCTGCAGTATGTACGTTTTTCCATTAGCAGCATATTGTGGCTTGAGTTGTAGCTACATGTATGGCTATATAAAATAGTTGCAATACAAAAAATGTAGAAAGAAAGATAAGAGTAAAAATTCCCTGGATAAGCTTGTTTTATTCTCGAGAATGTCTCTGGTCCAGCTTTCTTTTTATTCGAGTAAGTAGCGGCAGATAATAGCTGCAGAAAATAGCTGTAAGTAACTcaataagtaagtaagtaaggaAGTTATGTAGTGCAGATTTAAAAGTGGTTGCAGACTGAGCAGGGCATATTAAAAGTAGTCCACCTCCCCTCAAATACATTCTTAAGCTTTGTCTGTGACCCATCTGTTGTTGTTCTTCCCGGCTCATCACTGATGTTGACTCTGGTCTACGTATTACTTGCAAGAGGTATTTTACTGCGTCACACTCTCAAGTCACCAAGCCAGTTTCACTTTGAGAGACATTGTCCCAGTTCAGCCGTGTGTAGAATTACATAACTTTGCTTTCAGAAACGGTAAATAAGGGATCTCATTTGGGATCTATTTATCAATACTGTCTGAAAAGTTTATCAAATTAGGCAAAGTCTGAAAGTTAAGGAGCTACTGAAACATTGCCATATGAGTGTCATTGTTTTATAAATACTATGGGTTAGTACTTTTAACTGCATTGCACAAAAATGAACAAAATCACTTTTGGATATGTTCTGGGGGAATGTTGGCAGCTCCTAACCAAACAACATCTCAATGTCGTCTGCAGGCCACTCGGAGAATCAGGCTGAACAGATCAGGTTCATAAACAACTTCAATGGAAATACAACTATGACCAGAATGAAAAAAGCTGGACTTACCAGATGGTAAGGTGCTTGGATCCCCGATAGAGCTCGGAGAGATGAAGCCTTCTGTGCGGTAGCGTGTTTTATAGTTCCGTTCACCTGGCCCCTGTCTGTCCGTGCTATTTCCACCCATGCTTCATCCAATTACAGCATGTACCTGCATGTGATGCCTGGCTAATCCCAGTGTTTACAAACTGCCATTGACCTGTGTTATTGGGGCTGGTGTCAGCACTACCGTTATCCCATATTATCGCATGAAAACAGTGGGTGAATGATCTGTTTGTCGTTTTCATATGGACCATCCTCAATAGTTTGAGTCTCAGAGACGGAACATTTCCTCCATATGCATGAGACATCTGACCCCACATTGAGCTGGacataaaatgtaaaactgGACATATGTCCAGCTCTGCTGGGAACTTATAGCACGTGAACGGGTTCCTCCTCGGCACTGTCTTGTCATTGTTGCCTCTGTAAACCCTGCACAAAGTGTGGCCCTCCTTGCATGCAGTGACCCAGAAAACAGGGTCCTCACTTGGGTCCTAATCAGCACCAGTAACcagttggtgtttgtgtgtgtgggtgtttgtgtgtgtgtgtgtgtgtgtgtgtgtgtgtgtgtgtgtgtgtgtgtgtgtgtgtgtgtgtgtgtgtgtgtgtgtgtgtgtgtgtgtgtgtgtgtgtgtgtgtgcgtgcgtgcgtgcgtgcgtgcgtgtgtgtgtttggctgaaGACAGTCAGTGtcactgctgttgctgctgctgcctctgttGTTCTACCCACCTCAACACACCTGGTTCTGATAAGACAATGGCCGACCCATAGCAGTCATCCCAGGGGGGTGATGAGAGCCTGGGGCCGATCGCGTAGAGATGGGCCCATAAGTCAACCTTTTTAACAGGGGAGTGGATACTATACATGCGTAAGATGCTGGCAACAGCCATGTAACTACCTTTACAGGGCCTGCAGAATGTACAGAACCATGGAGCCTCAATCTCAACCCCTCTGAGGACCAGAACCTCTGCCTTCCATCCCATGGTTATTATGTACCCCTGGCTGCTGTTTTATATTACGGACCTCCGCATGATTAATGTGTTGTTATTGTCAGTCAGCCAATAGTTGTgatgtctttgttttttgtgtgctttAGTGCAATGCCTCGCTCCACGGTGGGTCAAGGGAAATGTATACAAGGGAAGAACCATTTTCTGAATAAAGCCGACTAATTGCCACAGGATGGATGTCGATTGAAACCTGTCATATAACAACAAGGCTATTTTAGGAAACAGTATAACCAATTGGTGGTTGTTAAGGCCGATGTTTGGATTTGCAACATCTGACAATGTTTCTGTTGGAATTCTTTCATTGTAGATTGAAAACTGACAATGAATGATCAGGCATATCAATCTTCtcaatatgtatttgtattgaattatgTTAGTTGCGTTAAACATTGAAAACCATGTACGTTTCATAATTGTGACTCTTTGGCGAGGGAGATTTGATTTCCCTGAAGTTGAGGGACAGCTGTCAATAATGACCTTATATCTGATTATTGTACACCCATTTAAatgaagccacacacacacacacacacacacacacacacacacaccgatgtaCAGAGCACGTGTTCTCGGCCAGCCATACGGGCAcgagactcccccccccccttctattGGTGAGGACGGGGTCTATGGAATGGGCTCTGGTTACAACTGCTGGTACCACTGTTGCAGACAAACCCTGACATCAGCACTTTGCAAGACATTTTGCTTGGAGAAAAGGGGCACACCTTTTATTTGCAATCTCAAATTTCCTAACCAATCATTTTAACTTTGAACATTATTCTAAGTCCTCCCCCGGCTTCAAAAGTGCAACCTTGTGGCTACCTGTTGCGGCAGAAACTTCTGCAACACAAAAGCTGCGGAGGTAGTGCTGAAACCTTTGCAAGCTATCGGAAACCTCCATCCCTGCGGATAAAAGGGTTATCAACAGAACCAGAGGCGTTAAAACTATGTGCTAAACGAAAAGCACATTGCAGTGCAGTGGATGTAACTCCAGACATCAAGTCCTCGACCTTCTGTGAAGCACAATGAAAGGTAGGTCATTCAAAAACGTTTTGTACCCGACCTATCATGTGTTGAGTTCAAACGGCAAACTAGTGAGGAATAACTTATGATTGGTGTGTATTCTTCGTTTTATTTTCTTGAGTTCTGCACTTATGTGCTACTATGGAGCATTCTCCGGCCGAACACGAGGAATGTGTAGGCTACAACTTCCCTGCCACATCTGGACCCCATCAGGCGCTCCTGCAGGGGACTGGCTCTGGGGTTTGTTTTGCATCTGGCCGCGGCAGCACTTCAAACCCCGACTAAACGTGTATCTTTTGAATTAAACGACGGGATTGTTTAAAATATAGCACAGACAAcgaaaaaatgtttttaaaatctATAAATAAAACTGTTGTAAAATCACAAGTAGTGCTATTGGAGAGACAAATTCAACGGTCCATGATTGGAACTTTTTGTTACAGGGCTGTAACTGAGGTTATTTGAATCTAATGTCAGGGAAAATAGTGTCAGAAAGTGCAATTCCTAACCATGGAAAATAACTGAATAAGTCTGTTTTAAAAGGGAAATATTCTGCAAATAAAGATATTGCCTATTTCTGTGAATTTTAGGCCTATCTAATTCAATAATAcatcaaaaataataaacactttTGTGGTTCTGGGAAGGCTTCTAAACTAGCGTTTGACAATAATAACCCTTTTTCCTACTGCTCAGAATTCGTGATGGCGAGAGAAATATGCACAGCTTCCTCCTCACATCCAGCAGTTTAAATATATGTGCTGTTGTTTCCTGATGTACAGCACAGGCTGGAACCACTCATGTCAggggttgttgtttgtgttgtttgtgtgtgttttcatcttCTAGGGCCCTTGTAACTGCCTTCCACAGTCTTCTTTGTCCTCTGATTCACCTCACGCTAAAACCGACTGTGATCCGTTGggttattgtttattttgaaaCCTCAAAAACCTCTATCTATGACTCTGAGTCAGGACAATAAGCCCACCACATGTTGATCTGAGCAACGAAGGAAAGTTTGTTGCAGCTGCACGAATGCACGCCAAACAGACTCTATTTTGTAAGCCGTGTGAATGTTTCTCAGGTAAACAGATGATCTTGAACAAACTCTCAACAGCTGTACAGAGATCGCCCATCTACTATTTTGTAACCAAACGACTCCTGACTTTTCATTGATTGGAACAGAGTTAGGTATTATGAAAGGAGACGGGGCTGTTTTTAGACACGGAACTGCATTCTTCGCGTGTCTCAAAGCCAGATGTTACTGGTCACAAATAGTCTGTAGTCTGAGGGTCTGCGTCGAGGGGGGGAAAACAAAGTGTCCTCACTGCCAATGTGGATCACATGTTTGTTTGCTCTTGGGTGTGTGTCATTGGGGGCTTGGGTCTTTTGGAGATGGAGGGTTTTAAAGTAATTGCTTCCTGTGGGTCTGTTTACTGCCAGCGGCGTGGTCATACCAGAACAAATGAGCTTCCAGTGCAGAGTTTATTAAGTCCTGAATAGATCAGCTTTCTGGGGAAATATTGATCGACTTACTATGATTTGAAGATTGCATTGGAAGGATTTCTCTCTAAAAGTTGCAAATGAATACTTCACTACTCGGCATTAGAGAGAAATATGTTTTTTCTCCCTAATATCTCTTATTAGTGTATTGTTATAGAGCAGCTATTCATTtaagttatttttgttttccaACAAAACAATCAATCGAAATGGAGGAGGATTGGCAGACTTGACATCATCATTCATTCAGTACTCCCCTTGATTGTAGGATAGGAGGGCCAcccagccatttttgttgttgtcaagTTCGACTCGATAGATAATCTTACTGTTTGTGCAAGAAAAGTATTCGTGTTCCTCCAACCATAGAAGTGGGTCAAGTGCTCCATGACTTTATGTACTTAAAGGAAGGATATTAGAAAATGTCTGGTTCTGAGGAGGAACAGCGTGGGGTATTAAGGCAAAGCCAAGCAGACTGGAAATGTAAGCACAGGTCACCCGCTTAGAATACCAACCACATTTGATAAACATCATCAAAACCCAGGACCTCACTGTGTGTAGTTACTATAATTAAAAGGTTGTGTTGGGCCTGTCATGGGAAACTTCAAGATGTTTTCCAAAACGGAAAATAGACAAGAATAGACAAACAATGATTTTCTCCTATAGTCATGGACAGTGGAAACAACAAATGCGTAAATGTAAATCTATGCATATAAGATGTGTCAGATAACGGTCCATGGAGCGAGAAGAATAAGGACATGACTGGAAGAACAACAAAGACAAGGAGAATAAATAGGGGAAACTTTAAGTATCCAAAATATGTAACGGAAATGGATAGCCCTCTATCACAAATCCGtacctctctctcgcctctggCTGCTAAACCCACGTGACTGAAACCGatatcacgcacgcacgcccggaTGTCCCGCCTTCTCTTCTGTCAATACACACACCTCGAAGCATTCCGCTCCAGGTGCTCTGTTGTTGGATGAGAGGGTTCTGGGAACGAGGTTCCTGCCGAGGTTACACAGCGTGTACGGCATCTTCTTGGATCATTCCCAGTGGGATGTGTTTGCTATAGGTGCCTGTAGCCATCTTCACCACTGCTGGTCCTGCCCAGCACCTAGTGCCTCACGGTTCTGGTCTTCGATCAGGCCGCAAGATGTCCTCAGAACCCATTGTGGGATTCAACTCAAACTCTGTTCCCATCCATTTATTTGTGTCTCCCAGGCCTTCGTTAAGATACTGTTTGCGATGGCAAACAGTGGTCGCGCAACTACGATGGCACAACTCAACACGGTGACCTAGATTTCCACCCCCAAATAGCTGGACCTGTTCTGAGAGTGCTCAGTGTATCATTGATGTTGCGACGTCGTGTAATACAATGTTTATGCGGAATTGAGTCAACAGCCTTGAGTCAAAGGCTAATAGCATCCTTGAGAAATAGGAAATAATTTGGCTTCAATACATTTCACTGTGATACATTGTCAACAAAGGCAACAAGAGGGGCCAATGAGATAACCAGCTGCCTGAGCCAAAAACTCTTTACTACCAACTGCCTTGGCAATTACATGTGTGACAAAGTCATCTAGTACCCTCCTTTAGGTTTTTGTCTCCCTTTGGGTGTGTATATGCGTAGGGCACATATCCAAATTTTTCCTGTAATGAGGTGGTTTTTCTCTCTCATCACTCTACATCTCTTGGTCTGTCTCACACTTTTTTCTCCGGGGGCATATGGCGTTTCTTTATTTGTACTGGCCAGGACTGACGACGACAA is a window from the Gadus chalcogrammus isolate NIFS_2021 chromosome 8, NIFS_Gcha_1.0, whole genome shotgun sequence genome containing:
- the clul1 gene encoding clusterin-like protein 1, coding for MRILLGLLVLATTLVVLHAALEEQPNALPVETLKQLSLDGEKLVDAEVKRALYGVKDIKEVMRSNELKHQHLMKSLKRSSEKKEGAAQLKQEVTEKLIQAEQKCRDSLQSEWEQCRPCLEEACKSFYTSTCRRGFASFRAKAQSFFHRVSRRSVPQEPTVEAGDIVVNQEPGSRQAEAAEAALIEASFSQLMRRVGGLVERSRTLVGRTRSRLDDALRGAFFNRDESESWSESGSESEIADPASPGPFDPAHDSGFLQGVGLDEVLDSFFDFGRSVVEEFGAVVATKVLPKDFQGPEGGRTQVRGVFPRYQHNRKLCRDLRRQTSECWQLQHQCEACQGPLLRECPSVRELHVALEEASQLLEVCREQYEEVLTVVQRHTDQTLSWLGDMAAEYSWVAPEWTEEGSGAAGDSPWNMFRITTVLPKSNGGEENGNATETEVRVTVLNSAPLTFSVPGELQVQDPGFLQYVTQEALDRYKDMVR